TTCAATTACGAATTTAATGATCGCCTATTCTCTTACTGGTTATCTAGcataatttgattaattcaGAGagtattttttcaaattgatattgCAGCCACATATtcattcttctttctttcttgccACAGTTGACCATGCATTTTATTCAGAATCCAAATTAATGTTGCAATgccaaatcaattaaatgaGCTAGAGggttttagttttaaatttttggtTAGTGGTTTTGATTCAAGACGCCACACTTTCATTTACGGTTGCATTAAATTGTCACCTAAGAACGCTCAGAAAAACGTCTCAAACAATCAAACTCACGGAAGCAGTTGCCAATTTTGTCGATGCGCGCGCATTTTATGTTACTtgtaatcaattatttccATAAATCgaattttttcaacaaactCACTCGAACGTTTTGATAAGATAAAACTATAGTGACAAtagaaaaaggaaaaataCGACAATAAATACAAAGTTACAAGTTTATTGTCAAATATATGAAAATCGATATTTATCAGTAACCAATGAATGCTCAATAATTGGGATGGGAGGGCTGCAAAATCGTACCACAATGTAATTCTGCAAATCATCAACCGTGGTCATCACTGGGAATATGAGAAAACTTTATTGAACCTCTAATTGCAGCGCAACATCTATACCCTTTTAAATTTTAAGGAGCATCTCTATATTAGCATAAAAATTCTATACAAGTCTATagtttaaataaataaatgatttcTAGTCATTGTTGTTAGCTTTGGTAGCATCTTGCAGAACAAtctcaaatattttttgattagtGTCAAACGGATTATCAATGTAAAGATTGTGACCACCTTCACTGATTTCGTAATACTTGGCRCCCACTTTATTCTCGTTCAACAACtttaccaatttttcaccaGCTTCAGAATtcataaaatcaaattgtcCGTACATTATATGAAATTTGAACTTTAATTTTGCAGGGTCCTCTTTCACTGCCTGGTAGAATTTGTCATACAACGGCCATttgcttgttgttgcagTTGTTAATAAATACCTGCTGTAAATGTCACTATTAGTTCCGCTGGTGATGGAATTATAGAgatattcaattataaGTGTGAGCTCTTTCTCACTACCATAAACCAAATcgttgttgctgttgaaAATTGCTTGAGCGCCACCATGTTTGTCAATaagtttgtttattttgtaCAACTTTCCCATCCACATTTTAAAGTACAATTGAGCTCCCCAAGGTCCGAGAAATGGTAACAATCTGGGTAAATGTGGGAGTTTATAATACCAACTGAGAATGTGTTTTTTGGATAGTATAGGCAACCGGCTTAAAAATTTGTAAGAAGTAGGGTCAAGTGTAGGCACCTCAATTCTATCAGAAATTGGGTCTGTATTTGTGACTGCTTGAACATGTCTTTCGATTCCAACAGGAGAcaacaaaactaaattgTTAACATTCTCAGGGTATTTCAATGCATAACTGCCACACCAGTACCCACCAAATGAATGACCAaccaaataatcaatactTTCAATGTCATTGTTCAATCTCCACTTCTCGATCGCGGAGCAGTAAAAGTTTTCAAGatcttttaaaattggAGTAAAATAGGATCTATACTTTTCGAAATTTTCTGGATCTAATTGGTATCCCTCAATTAGTTTGTAATACTTCCGGTACAACTTTTTGGAGTCAGTTGGagttttatcaaataacTTCACAATGGCTGTAGCAGGGATACGCCAGTAATTTATGGTATCGTTATTCACTCTGGGATTTGATGACAAGCCAAACGTCAAATTGTCTAAGAAATGGACATGATAGTTGTAGTCAGTATCTTTGaacttgttgattatttgaaaattccTTGCAAAACAGCCTAAAGAAGCACCATAACCATGAATGAAAACAAGATGCTTTGTTGGTTTatctttgttgtttataatCTTGAACCCTACCTCATTGATATAATTGCCCTTGTCGTCGatagttgtttttttgaacTCTTTGATTATTCTCTGGTTTTCTTGCAAATGAGAGGGTAGCATAAATTCCACTAAATCTTTCTGCAAATCAGAGAGTCTATTTGGAGACAAGGACTTCCACCAGATATCAAGTCCTGCTTTCCATGGTAACTGCTTGAGCAATGACCTATTTGGCTTATAATTTTCaggaacaacaaaattGGTCGTGTTTCTCAAATGAATTGATCGGATGGATATCCTACTGACTGCTCCTCTTCCAAATACGCCCATAGctaaatttcaaaattcaagTGTTATGTGCCACCCTTCTTTCAAGTTATTATGTTCATACCAGCTCAATTTGCAAAATACTGTTGAATTTGCTGAAAGAGAGTCGCAGAAGAAACAATGGCTGCATGTGGGACGTGTCCGAAGTGCGAATCAATgctggttttttttttcgggACCCAAATCGTTTTGTTTACTGCCAGGAAGAAATTCATTGTGGCCAAAACTATTGCGGAAAAAGCTGTTACTGCCAATATTATCCCGCAATCACGGATATactccaaaaaaaaatacttgaATATTTATCTAAAAAAATMACTATACAACAGTActaaatctttttcttcgAACTGACAGATTCCTccaaatattcaattttttcgaTACCATCATGCACTTCATGGCCAactaattcttcatcaaatgtCTCAACATCTTGCCACTCTTCAAACCAGCCTTTTTCAAATGGCCCAACTTTGACTGTTCCAGTGGGCACAGGGAAAAAGTAGCACAAAACAGAATATATTATCCAAGCAGTGAAAAATCCCATAAAAAAGTTTAGCCTGTATACCTGTGTGGCCCCAATGGGCACCTTATGGGTTTCAGTTGCGCCCACAAATCCTACAATATTTGGCAAGATACCACAGATATATGCAACATAAGCTCTCCAATTGACACCGATTTTGTTGTAACGGTATATTGAGTCTTGGTGTTTATTATCTGGATTGGTCAAGGAGTACAAGTCAATTAGCAGAATGAACCCTCTTCTAACATAGAAATAATCACATGCTACAACTCCAGCCACTGAACTTAAGAAGACAGAATATGCCGATAAGTACGTGGTAAACTTGGAAGAAGTAGAGATTAATTTCCATGGACAAATAGCAAGAGCCAAAAATGCACAAATATACCCTCCTCTTCTAATGTTCAAAAACCTTGGTAGCAAAGCTGAACAATCTGTACCGAACGATAACGAGTTGGCAGAAATGTTTGTCCCCAACTGTGCCAATGCAAAAGCAGcagaaatgaaaaacacACCAGCACGATTCCCGGGAGTATAGTCATTTAGAAAAGTTCCCAAAACATCCAACGGAGACCAGAACGGTTTCCCATACATTGCTTCAGAAGCAGAAGTGACCAAAATACCAATAAGTGAGGTGATCGAGAAACAAATTGGAATGGATAAAGTGTACACCAAGTACTTCATTCCAAACGAAGGTTGGCTAGCAAAACGGGAGAAATCTGGAGCATTGACAATCAATGTGGCAAAGTTACCCAAGGAGTTCATAGTAGACTCAACAAATACCCATGCCAACTCAGATCCGTGTACTTTCGACTTTTGATGAACAACTGGACCAATGCCACCAGCTTTTACAATAGTCCACACTAAAAATGCAATACCAGCAATGGGAGCAACATATGCTTTGACGGTGAACAAGTGTCTAATCTTATGTGGGGGGAACCAAAGAAAAGGCAACTGGAATAACCAGAACAAAAAGATCcccaaaaattgaaaagttgTTAAATCTTTGTCGGGTATTGTGTCGTGAATACGTTGCGGCAAGTTCTTCCCAAATATAGAGTGCAACATAAGTTCAAACGTTGGACCAGCAATGGCTGTCTGAACGGAATACCAGATGCACGACATGAAAACACGATTTAACACTGGCCACAACGAACCATAGATTCCAAATGAAGATCTAGCGGCAACAGGGAAAGAGATGTGATACAAAGTACCAACCCGGGCACCAATGCTCACAAATATACCACACAAAGCATACCCCAACCACACACTAATCCATGTCTGCCACCAATTCATGCCTCCTGCCTGGATACCAGTGGCAGCAATTTGCCAAgtgttgatgttgaatgAATCAGCAATCCAAAAGAATACATAATTGTACCACGCCCACTCTCTTCTGGCCTCCTCTACTGGCCTTAAATCGTGATTATAAAGGAACATTTGTGCCGTTGATAGGTCGCCTTTTGGCTGGACTTCCATGGAGACAACCAACTTTTTCCAAAAAGATTTTGGTTTATTCATTTTGCGTGTCAGTTAATAGTTAATTTAGCTTCTAACAAGACATCAGAGCTAAAAGWCGAATTTCATGATCTTTATATACCAATTCCATTCCCCAGATtctttgttatttttatttttcatgtAATGGCGGCTGATAAACAAGTAAAACGTTTtaattggaaattgattGCTAGATTACAGCTTATCTGCAGgatatttaatttaatttagaATTGTTGGATTGTTCTTTGATTTGCCGTATTTCTTAATCTATTGGAAGATAACGACATTGtgataattcattttctcaatcaattttgttgCTTTATGGTCAAGAACATTAATAACAGTACCAATTAAGGGACCACATTATTTTCCGGGCAGTTCTTCCAGATTAGTTTAAAAACGTCTGAGAAATTTTCCCTTTCAGTAATCTGTATAGTGTTActtaattctttttgaacGATTTATTCCTTAcataaatttatcaaatatcgATAATTGTGAATCCAAACCGTAATCGAGCTCGGGTTCTGAATGATTATCAGCAATGCTGATCCTATTGCATTTCATGGtgcaagaattgaaatcaatcaatcaaatcaatcaaatagTGCCTGAAAATACGGATTGCCCCGAAATCTTTGTCTAAGATAAATGAAGAATCTCATTATCTCTCGGCGCGTTATATGCAGAATGTTGCAAATAGTGCAGATTCTATTTTGTCAACCATTCGAAAAGAGAACGGTGCGCCTTATataaactgaaaaaaagtatttctATGGAAGAAATCTTCagaaaaactaaaatttaaaaacaCCTCCTAAATCGACAGGTTGTCGTAAATAATAAAGCATGCTGGTAATCTGACCTCCGGGATTTGAATGTATTAGGTGGTAGAATTGAGCTTTTCGCTCTTTCCTTATTTGCAATGGTTCACCAATGCGAATCAGCACATGAAATGTCACACGTTCACGTGAGTATGTCGTCACAAATGTCGCCCAGATGGACTGAATGTGCCAGTTAAATAGTATAGCTATTTCTGCTCAAAATATTACAATTTAAGTTTACTGAATCAATCAAGTTAGGTATAACGACCCTAACAAAATGGTAAGTAGCTACTGCTATATCACAAACCATgcaattttaaaattactAAAGTCGGTTTTCTTGGTAAATAGCCCTTTACAAAACAGAGCATTGTAGTGTTGCACTCACCTCTACACATGATTTGATATCCATTTCATTCTACTCCCACAAATAATGGTTACTCGGGAGTTAGAAAATGTTGCAGTTTTCAGGATTTTAGGCAATACAAATCAATGCTTGCATTGGTGTTCGTTatagtattttttttgttttattgttCAGTCCCATAtgccatttttttttcttcttgccTATGTTTTAGTCTCGTTTACTTTACTCCAATATTTTCTCTATATGTTTCCACTCTCAATTAACTATCAAGAGCTCAACCCAACACCATCCTTAGCACCATCCTCCTCATATGTCATCCCCGTTAAATTCGCCGTATAGCAGGTTCAATCAAGGCTTAAACTACAATTCCAGACTGTCAAATCAATTAGTGTATGGCGAATCATCTTCACTCAATGGGTCAGTTGATTCTAATGTACTACGGGTGAATCTGGGGAGTAATTCCAATCCCAACGATTTTATTACATACATAATACCTGATTTTGATGCTGTAACgtattttcaaaaagatTTTCAAGCACTAAATGAATTTCATCTATGCGAAGAATCAGAAGCGTCTGGGTTTGAAATATACCTCGTGGAGCAGTGGATGAATGATCGTAATATTAGTTCTGTTGTCACTACTTTCACAGGTAACGAATCGTCAAAAATATCAGTCGTTAGGTTTACAATACTAAAAAAACCAGCAAAGTATTACCCTTTAAGATTTCAAGAGtatttaaatgaattgatacAGAATCACTCTAGAATGAAAAGAatagagaaagaaaaaccCACTTATCAGCACAGTCGAACCAACAGCAACAGTGAAATGTTGACTCTATCAAAACTATCAACAACACTGATTCCAAAGAGAGAAAGCTCCAGCGACTACACCAGCGAGGTATGTTTTGTTGCAAATTTAACTTCGTTGCCATCCAATTTGAACCTTATTCCTGTACCAGGAGGGGACTCGCGTAAAGTGAGCACAGCATTTATGATAAAttctaatttgaaaaaattgcaATGTACTGGTAGATCGGTTTCGATGATTACCAGTAAAATATCAGATGCATCCGATGATAAATTTCGACAAATGTACAAAATACAAAGCACCAAAGTGCCAATAGTTTTTGCAGCGAAAGAATTGGTAAATATTGTCCAAACTTgcttattttattttgatttattagacGCAAAGTATTGTAATGGGT
The sequence above is a segment of the Candida albicans SC5314 chromosome 3, complete sequence genome. Coding sequences within it:
- a CDS encoding uncharacterized protein (Putative mitochondrial protein with a predicted role in cell wall biogenesis; possibly an essential gene, disruptants not obtained by UAU1 method), which translates into the protein MGVFGRGAVSRISIRSIHLRNTTNFVVPENYKPNRSLLKQLPWKAGLDIWWKSLSPNRLSDLQKDLVEFMLPSHLQENQRIIKEFKKTTIDDKGNYINEVGFKIINNKDKPTKHLVFIHGYGASLGCFARNFQIINKFKDTDYNYHVHFLDNLTFGLSSNPRVNNDTINYWRIPATAIVKLFDKTPTDSKKLYRKYYKLIEGYQLDPENFEKYRSYFTPILKDLENFYCSAIEKWRLNNDIESIDYLVGHSFGGYWCGSYALKYPENVNNLVLLSPVGIERHVQAVTNTDPISDRIEVPTLDPTSYKFLSRLPILSKKHILSWYYKLPHLPRLLPFLGPWGAQLYFKMWMGKLYKINKLIDKHGGAQAIFNSNNDLVYGSEKELTLIIEYLYNSITSGTNSDIYSRYLLTTATTSKWPLYDKFYQAVKEDPAKLKFKFHIMYGQFDFMNSEAGEKLVKLLNENKVGAKYYEISEGGHNLYIDNPFDTNQKIFEIVSQDATKANNND
- the DAL4 gene encoding allantoin permease (Putative allantoin permease; fungal-specific (no human or murine homolog)), whose protein sequence is MNKPKSFWKKLVVSMEVQPKGDLSTAQMFLYNHDLRPVEEARREWAWYNYVFFWIADSFNINTWQIAATGIQAGGMNWWQTWISVWLGYALCGIFVSIGARVGTLYHISFPVAARSSFGIYGSLWPVLNRVFMSCIWYSVQTAIAGPTFELMLHSIFGKNLPQRIHDTIPDKDLTTFQFLGIFLFWLFQLPFLWFPPHKIRHLFTVKAYVAPIAGIAFLVWTIVKAGGIGPVVHQKSKVHGSELAWVFVESTMNSLGNFATLIVNAPDFSRFASQPSFGMKYLVYTLSIPICFSITSLIGILVTSASEAMYGKPFWSPLDVLGTFLNDYTPGNRAGVFFISAAFALAQLGTNISANSLSFGTDCSALLPRFLNIRRGGYICAFLALAICPWKLISTSSKFTTYLSAYSVFLSSVAGVVACDYFYVRRGFISLIDLYSLTNPDNKHQDSIYRYNKIGVNWRAYVAYICGILPNIVGFVGATETHKVPIGATQVYRLNFFMGFFTAWIIYSVLCYFFPVPTGTVKVGPFEKGWFEEWQDVETFDEELVGHEVHDGIEKIEYLEESVSSKKKI